In a single window of the Kiritimatiellia bacterium genome:
- a CDS encoding helix-turn-helix transcriptional regulator — protein sequence MEQVVNKACRAFGALSDIHRLRLLLALRRGERCVCQLIALMGLAPSTVSKHLSILRDAGWLASRKQGRWVYYRLAEPLPFPMFGTKAAPFFQALEKSPAAMADARRLRRIAEMDAEVLCRKIMGR from the coding sequence ATGGAACAAGTCGTGAACAAGGCCTGCCGCGCGTTCGGGGCCTTGTCGGATATCCATCGCCTGCGGCTGCTGCTGGCCTTGCGCCGCGGCGAGCGGTGCGTTTGCCAGTTGATCGCGCTGATGGGGCTCGCTCCGTCCACCGTGTCCAAGCACCTGTCGATTCTCCGCGACGCGGGCTGGCTGGCGTCCCGTAAGCAGGGACGCTGGGTTTACTACCGCCTGGCGGAGCCCCTGCCTTTTCCAATGTTTGGAACAAAGGCCGCCCCGTTTTTCCAAGCATTGGAAAAGTCGCCGGCCGCGATGGCGGACGCGCGGAGACTGCGGCGGATAGCGGAAATGGACGCGGAGGTTCTATGCCGGAAG